One part of the Chloroflexota bacterium genome encodes these proteins:
- a CDS encoding dimethyl sulfoxide reductase anchor subunit, with protein sequence MNVREWALISFTILAQMSVGAFVVLGIVHFLAQRKAGSEEADRLSDRALLAIGPVMVLGLLVSLLHLGNPLNAYRAVANVGSSWLSREILFGALFAVVGGAFAIAQWRKIGSFAMRNLLAWLAALIGLVLVYSMASVYMLGTQPAWNTWATPISFFVTTLLLGVLAMGAAFVANYAYIQRKYPGCADAQCGLMRAAVRWIAVAAVVLVGIELLVVPLQVAYLAAAGGVAGDSAALMYGEFGLILALRLALVFIGAGVLGVFLYQNALSPGREKVLGYLTYAAFALVLVSEGLGRFIFYATHLRIGI encoded by the coding sequence ATGAACGTACGTGAATGGGCGCTGATCTCGTTCACCATCCTCGCGCAGATGTCGGTGGGCGCGTTCGTGGTGCTGGGTATTGTGCATTTTCTGGCGCAGCGCAAGGCGGGCAGCGAGGAAGCCGACCGTCTGAGCGACCGCGCGCTGCTCGCGATCGGACCGGTGATGGTGCTCGGCCTGCTCGTCTCGCTGCTGCACCTCGGCAACCCGCTGAACGCCTACCGCGCGGTGGCGAACGTCGGCTCGTCGTGGTTGAGCCGCGAGATCCTGTTCGGCGCGTTGTTCGCCGTCGTGGGCGGCGCGTTCGCGATCGCGCAGTGGCGCAAGATCGGATCGTTTGCCATGCGCAACCTGCTGGCCTGGCTGGCGGCGCTGATCGGCTTGGTGCTGGTGTACAGCATGGCGTCCGTGTATATGCTGGGCACACAGCCGGCGTGGAACACGTGGGCGACGCCAATTTCGTTCTTCGTGACCACGCTGCTGCTGGGCGTGCTGGCGATGGGCGCGGCATTCGTCGCGAACTATGCCTACATCCAGCGCAAGTATCCCGGCTGCGCGGACGCGCAGTGCGGTTTGATGCGCGCCGCGGTGCGCTGGATCGCCGTGGCGGCTGTTGTCCTGGTCGGCATCGAGTTGCTGGTGGTGCCGCTCCAGGTGGCCTATCTCGCGGCGGCCGGCGGCGTGGCGGGCGACAGCGCCGCGCTGATGTATGGCGAGTTCGGGCTGATCCTCGCGTTGCGTCTCGCACTGGTCTTTATCGGCGCGGGCGTGCTAGGCGTGTTTCTCTATCAGAATGCGCTCAGCCCCGGGCGCGAGAAGGTGTTGGGCTATCTGACTTACGCCGCATTCGCGCTGGTGTTGGTGTCCGAGGGGCTCGGTCGCTTCATCTTCTACGCGACCCACCTCCGGATTGGTATCTAG
- the dmsB gene encoding dimethylsulfoxide reductase subunit B, whose product MAKQLGFYFNASACTACKACQVACQDKNNLSAAMRWRRVVSYGGGSWVPDPQNAGLMLPNNVFVYSISSACYHCVNPLCAEVCPAAAISKKDNGLVLINQEQCIGCRYCEWACPYGAPAYDQARAVMTKCTGCDDLVAQGKNPVCVDACVMRAIEFGDIEQLRAKYGHVDSIEPLPEAKYTGPAVVITPHKHSQASGKGTGKILNLPEEV is encoded by the coding sequence ATGGCCAAGCAACTCGGTTTCTATTTCAACGCAAGCGCTTGCACTGCGTGCAAAGCCTGCCAGGTGGCGTGCCAGGACAAGAACAACCTGTCCGCCGCCATGCGCTGGCGGCGCGTGGTGAGCTATGGCGGCGGCAGTTGGGTCCCCGACCCGCAGAACGCCGGTTTGATGCTGCCAAACAACGTGTTTGTGTACTCGATCTCGAGCGCCTGCTACCATTGCGTCAACCCGCTCTGTGCCGAGGTTTGCCCGGCGGCGGCGATCAGCAAGAAGGACAACGGCCTGGTGCTGATCAACCAGGAGCAGTGCATCGGCTGCCGTTACTGTGAATGGGCGTGCCCGTATGGCGCGCCGGCGTACGACCAGGCGCGCGCCGTCATGACGAAGTGCACGGGCTGTGACGACCTCGTCGCGCAGGGGAAGAACCCCGTCTGCGTCGATGCGTGCGTCATGCGCGCGATCGAATTCGGCGACATCGAGCAATTGCGCGCCAAGTATGGCCATGTCGATTCCATCGAACCGCTGCCCGAGGCGAAGTACACCGGCCCCGCCGTCGTCATCACCCCGCACAAGCATTCGCAGGCGAGCGGCAAGGGCACGGGCAAAATCCTGAACCTGCCTGAGGAGGTGTGA